From the Rhinolophus ferrumequinum isolate MPI-CBG mRhiFer1 chromosome 4, mRhiFer1_v1.p, whole genome shotgun sequence genome, the window CTAGTACACAGTTGATCATAAAATCAAAAGAGATTGTTATAATCAGTTCCTCTCATTGAGACAGCAAAATCTTAGTGGTCTCCAAAGTGGGGTAAGTATTCCCCAGGGGGTACACAGCTGATCCATTGGAGGGCAGGTAAGAAAAATAGAACTTTGGTGTatatctttttctgttatttttttatagttgtaggaaggtatataaaatatgtaacagtGCAGTGgcacatgtatataattttgcaatatataaatatgtgtatcaaGTGGGTGTGTGTTCAAAGTGTTTTTATGGAATATGTACATGatgaaaagagatagaaaaccCTCTTATAGGTAGTAAGGATGGAGCTGCTAAATAGGAAAGAAGGCACggttagaagaaaatatattgacAAAGAAGTAAATAGATATCTCAAATATAGTGAAAAGTCTTAGGAGGAGGGTTCACTGATATGTTGCCTGTTAAGCTTAACATTTCCCAGTCTTGTTGCATAGTTTCAAAGCCATCTCCTTTTTCAAGGTGGGAGAGGGAAATAatcccacttctttttttttgtggctcCTGTGTTAAATTGAGTCCCATTCTTTCATTAGTGTGCAGATCTCCCATTATTCATCCTTAAGTTTCATTTTAGAGTTACAAGAGAATATCAAACAAAATGCTACCTTTGAGGTGTAGGTTTTTAATGTCTACTAGGATGGTGTGATTGAAACTTAGATTTTTATAGAAGATAGCAGAAAGTCATATTTTGTACAGGTATCACTACAATATTCACCTTTAATATCTTAGAACATGTTCTTTCCTAAGCCAGCTCTCctagagatgaagagaaaattttgattttaCCAGACTTCTGACTACTGATAGTATGTGTATGTCCTGGCAGGGTGGCTATTGTACTGTCCATATCAAGGAGCAGTTGAAAGGACTCACCACAGTGTCAAATCTGAAAAGGTGCAGACAACTGTCTTCTGTGAGAATTTATTAATCGGGAGTAAGTGTGTGACAATGGAGAAAGTAGAAGTTGGAACATATTTCCGAATCTAATCTGTATACTTAGATGATTACTTATTTGTGTCTGagtaaatacttaatttttttattgtaatggatattaagtccattttttttttttttggttcactaaatttattttaaaaatcataaaatgtttctTACAAAAGAGCATTACATTCTGCACACTGCTCTGAATAGTTGCCAGGGACATTAAGGACTATTGTTACttttcctccctgtctcccccacccccaaatgttACAGTGACCACAAAGTAAGGTGTTCACAATAATTACATAGGgggaattttcctttttaaccaacaatgaacaaaaattaaaattcactcaCTCTGCTGTTTCAAAATTTCAATGTTAGTTTTTGCAcgccctccctcccaccctgttTGTAAGGAACTAAAACATTACATCTGGTGAACAGCAAAGATTTCACTACACCTCAAATGCAGAACACCTAGGAAGCAGAGGAATGTTGGCTTTTTAAACAgaagcagataaaaaaaaaagatgcaggaCTCCTTCAGTTCTTCACTAGTCTTAGAAAAACTTTCCAGAATACTGCTTCACACTGTTCTGCAGCAAATACTGTGCATTCTGTATCTGGTCCTGTGTTCCTGTAATGGTAATGATCCGATCTTCGGATCCTTCTAAAGGCTCATCAATTTTGATCGAAGCTCCTGACTCATGACGAATTTGTTTAATCCGTTGACCACCTTTTCCAATAATAGATCCAGCCAAATCTTTGGGAATAGTTACTTGTGTAGTAATAATAGGTCCACCAAGATCACCATATGAGCCACGACCCCCTGCATAGGAATAATCATATCCGGAGCCACCCTGTGGTTCATAAGCCATCTGCCATTCTGAAGGGCTCCATGTATCTATTGCAGAGTCCCAAGTTTCATCGTCACTGAAACCAACCATGCCATCATAACGATCTCCAGGTCTTCCTCTTCTGTCATAGGCCATTAGATCTCCTCCTCTAGGAGGTGGTGGCGGAGGAAGAGGAAGGTTGCGAGCCCTGCTACCTCCCCGGCCACCTCGtccaggaggagggggaggaggtcCTCGCCGAGGGCTCATGTCGTTATAATCTCTTCTAGATGGAGGCATGGGATGCCCACCCCGACCAGGAGGCATTCTGTCAAAACCACCTCTTCCCCGCATAGGAAATCCCACGGGACGCCCACGGCGGTCATCAAACATCATGGTAAAGCCACCATAATCATAGGTTTCATCATAAAAATTGGGATCATAAGGCTGTGCACGTCCTTTGATGGGAGACTCTGATATAAGATCAAGGATGATCTTTATGCACTCCACAACCCTATCAGGTTTTCCTCCAATAAGAACAACTCTGTCAGTGGAATGAGGACAGCATTCCTGGAAAAGCTTGATTGTTGTCTAAGTGATCTCTCTAAGTTCTTTGATTTTAGCACCTTTGACCCCAATAATTCCTCCTGCCAGACTCTGATGAATCAACAGTCTCAGCTCGCAGTCAAAGTCGCTTCCTTTATAGTGTTGGTAATTTAAGCATTCCACAGCATCAGATTCGAGCGGGAGCTGGCTGGTTGCAGTGGGTGATGGCAACTGCAGGCCCTCTTCCAAGGTAGGGGTgattttcttcagaatttctcCAATTGTTTCAATATCAGCACTGATACTCAATATGCGCTTGGGGCCACTGCTGTCTGGGACTGAAACACTGGCATTGTAGTCTGTACGCAGAGCCTtaatattcttgcctccttttccAATCACTGCCCCAGCATTCTTGCTCTGAAGCAGAATGCGTAATTCAACCATCTCATCAGTGTTTCTAGATCTTTTAAAAGCTTGTTCCTCTTCCATATCTTCTGCAGGGCGTTTACCAAATTCACCATTGGTTTCAGTGTTGGGGAAGGTTTCCTCTGGCTgttcagtttccattttcttggatTAATGGACACACCGATCGAACTAGGCCGCCGTCCCTATGCCGCCGCACCGCCTCAGCCGGTCACAGCTAGACAGAGAACCAGCCGATATTAAGTCCATTTGTTAACGGTTTACTATGAAAATTCCATTTCTCATCATAGACATAAGCAAATGTTCCTCTTGTcccttatttatataaatatttacatatggaAACAAGCCAGCCATATGTGTATTTATTAGCAGACATTGGCTCCATATAGTAGCCCCCAAATACTTTTCTTCTTGGCCTGCCATTGAACTGTACCTCATTTTCTACCCTGAAACCTTTGTAATTAGAGTTACAAAACAAGTACCTAGggattttactttgaaaatgccacttttaaaatgtcttaataatTAACTTATTCAAAATATTCACCTAGTACTTATTGAGTTCCCACTGTGGACCTGGTTCTACGCAAGGCACTGAGGTTAACCAGGTGAACACAGCAGACAAACCCTGCTCTCATGGATTTACATTCTAAGAAAAAGTTAACACACATACAATATAACTGCAGCTGacaaatattacaaagaaaacagaatcgGATAAGGTAGGGAAAGGTACTTAAGAAGAATGTGTTAGTGGAGGCCACTGAAAGGGGCATATTTGAGTTGATCTGAATGAGAaatagcaaaagaagaaaagaaccatAGGGGAATCTGGGAGAACTGTGTTTGGGGCAGAGGACATAATAAATTCAAAGGACCTGTGATAGAAATAGGTTTATTGTATTCATAGGACAAAGACATGTGGCTAGAacagaatgaattaatgaaggggaagagaaaaacataaactaaATCACGGGGAGTCTGGTAGGCTCTGGCAGGAGTTTAGCTTTTTATCCTCTGTGGAGTGGGAAACCATGTAAAGACTGTAGGTAGAGGATGACacaatttaattaatgttttacgGAGATAATTTTGGCTTCATTATGGAAAATAGACTTTGAAGATCAAGAGTAGAAGAGAGTTATACAGGCAGAAGATCGTGGTGAGTGGAGCTAGAATAAGAAGAGTGGATAATATGAgaagatagatatagatgaatATGGGAATTGGAATTATCAGGAATTGTTGATGGATTGGAAATCGaggtgagaaaaagagagaacaaggataatattaataactatattTGGTGGGATGATGGTATCAGTAGTGAAAAAAGGAATCCTGGGTGTGGAGCAGGTCTGGGATTTGTTCATTGGGGTTAATTGGAAATGATGGTTctgttaaatttgagatgccaAATAGACACCCAAAGGAACATTCAGAATTCGTTGGCAACTAGAGCTGGAGGTGTACATAGATAGTATTAAAGTCATGAGACTGTCTGAGGTTGCCATCTTCTTGTTAGAGGAACAATTCACATCAAAAGTATTAGaggataatatattttaaaatggcagaatcatatgaaaaaaatgcatatcaCAAGAATCTATGAATGgagaaagcatttattaaatgtatggTGGTATCTTGTAGATGCTTACATAGTTATTCTAGGACTGATCAGATATTTAGCAAAATTAACTTTATCTTACTGAAGAATAATCAGTGTTCATTATAAgaagaaattcaattttatttgttttttaattgtcaaaatatttaattgggtataataaatgcttttaaaataataaattatataagacctaaTAATAGGTCTAATAAccacaataattttgaaatagtGATGATTTTAAACAATTTCAAGATAGCTACAACCACTGTATCaggatatgaaaatatgtaatttctaCTGGTGACAAAGTCACAGGTACTGCTGTACTACTATGGGCTGCTAATACAAACCGTAATGCTATGGTTTGTTGCCTACATTCAGAGTTGAAATAAATTCTAGGCTTTATTTAGAGGTTAATGTAAAGATATAATTTTTCCCCCAATCAAGTTCACAGACACCCTGAACTCCATCTACCGTTGAGGATCGATTTGCAGATCCCAGGTTAAAACCCCCTGATAGGGGAACAGGAGAGAAAGTtaataaagtaaaactttaaCTTTGTTTCTCAAAACTCAGTGAGGCAACTTACAAAAGCCCTGTTATGATCCAAAATAGTTTAACACACCAGAGCAGTATCAGCAggctttcattcattccataatcTTCAGAGAAATTATATTGGCAGAGCAAAATCATAGGGAACTATTTTTCAACCCGTCATCAAATATCCATCTTATAATGCCTGTATATTTCTTGAGCAATTTATCCTTTTTCTGAAGACTAAGTCACTGTAATCAAATCAGGTACCACAAGATTATGAGTTGTGATGAGCAATAGTGCACTGTGGACAAGTAAAGAGCTGGATCCTACAGCTTCTGCATAAATGTTCAGTGGCCCTCGTCAATGGCTCACCCCTTCCAGGCAGACTCACTGTGTGGTAGATGGGAACCCCTGTGTCATTGTGTGTACCATGACCCCagaagaaaaatcaccatttccACATTGTTGCTGTTTCCATCACTTCTCTGCATGACACTCTCAAAGTAAAAAATGTCCAAACCTCTGCATTTCACGTCTCACttttcatactgttttttttttctctcttccacccCTGATCCTCCTGACAATCCTGAGTCAGGCTCTTGGGGGCACATCACATCGGTCCTTggtgatttttcccttttctccaccagAATCCTAGGGTCAGGCCATCCTTGGTGTCCCGCAGAGTGTGGGTCCCCGTGAAGTTGCAGGAGAGCACCTGGCCAGAGCAGGAGCTGGTGAGATACTTTATAGCAGTTTCCTACTCTCCAAAGCCTCTGCTTGAGATGGACAATGAAgcttgtatctttaaaaatcatctgtGGTAAATATGATGTAACCAATAACCAGTGAGGAATTTTTTAAAGGGTTAACATGGACTTTCTTAAGTGTTTGCCTCAGACTGAATTGTCCTTTGATAATTGATTTGAAACAATGCTTGATTACTCTGAGTTTATCTGACTGAGGAAATATATGCATATCTTAATTCAGATTTTCTCTCCATCAAAATTCACTTTGAAACTTCTTGTGGTTCATATTAACGAAGTTTGTTTGGGGCAAAGTTGTCAGCAAAAATGTCACAGTTATGCAGCAGTTTATATTTAAGCATTAAATAGCATCtatcatttttcaaagaaaatgatgtCAGCAGTTAAAAGCCTAACCTCCGAGGCACTGTGAAAAATAATGAGCCACTGCTTAGAAATTGCTTTGCCTACTTtcaatatgaaacataaaaagtaatATCACAGcaattttgtataattattttattgtaaaaccAATAAATGTTACAGTGTTGTTAAAAGTAGTAGGTTTAAGtaacagtttatttctttaaacctAACGATTCCAATACATATAAGAATATTATCAGtttctattaaatattcatttttctagagAGACTAACTCTTCTTTAGAAGGCggtcttcatgtataaaataaatttgattttgaaatgtcAGTAAAAGCAATGATCATAACCATTTACTTAAAACCACAAATTATGTAggtattttataatgtattttaatactcACAATCTACTGGGTTCAAGCATAGATGAGAGACTATCTTATTTTATGTAGGAAAAGACTATGCTAGattgcctcttttcttttttttcattcagttcataGGGTACCAATATCGTAAATAGTAACTTTAGAGCCCTGATAGACTGAGATGAGGTTCTAGTTTAAATCTCAATGGGTGGTTATAAGGTTAGTGTttataaatacaaacacacacacacacacacacacacacacacacacacacacacaaacacagcacTTTAAAAAGGTATTAGTGTCTACagatttctgaattctgaaaattGTTCAAGCTTTTTCATTAAACCACTtactataaaacacattttagaaacattttcctaTTGTTAATAGCCTGTAACAGTGATGCAGAACTAGTCAATCATAATCGACTGGTCAGTTGCTAAATGTGATCCATTTGACGGTGGTGTGGCGGTGATTCTATGAAATTCCTTCACTTCTTGCAACTCCTTTTCTTGCTCAGGAATTTTCTAAAGCAccctgactccttccccctcATCTCCACTGCACAAAAGTTTCATGTCACCAGGCTTACAGTATTAATATTTCAGAAAGACAAGCACTTCTTGATTTTGTATTAGCAGTGCAGCAGTGATCAAAACACATTTAGTTATCTTTTGGTTCAGAAGAAAGTGTTTGAAATGCACTCAATAACATTGAATGTTCATCTAATTTAGCAATTAGTGTGTCTGAGTAAATTCAATGGAAGGTTGCTTTCTGGAGTTTGTGGCATAATGCACTAAGTTCACTGTTGGCTATATCATTAGAAGAGATCAATTGTCAGCATAAAGTCAACTATTTCAATTAGTGTACAATCAACtggaaattaaagtttaaaaactctTTTAGAAAGTAATGGGTTTTGGTTTGGCCAttgataatttactttttattatttaaagagtgtgtaattattttatgttaggtAAAAATTTGACTTTATATTCACTTGGCTGCTGCTGATCTTACACGTTATCATTACCTTTTAAGATTTGAGCCATTTATCTGCCaggttttttgtttataaaatatgttgaAAGAACATTGAACACTAGAactttcatactttttatttagGTGAATAGGAAAAACTATAGCCATTTATAGGCTAAAATCTCTaatctttctgtttaaaaaataatgtgaaatatggTTTATGTCACAAAATGAGATTACAAATTATAGACAGCTCCTACTATAttcagacttatttttaaaaattgaaattattggGATTGAATTACTAAAGTaattatgaaatctaaataataaACGTACAGCATTATGTTATAAACAAGTagaatacatgagaaaaatattgcTTTTGACAATTAGTAGACATGTAACTATCCATTCAGTGACctcaaagaatctaaaaaaaaaaattttctttaattttactaaaatacatTTGACAGAATATAGTGAGTAATATGCTAAAAGAGCATGAGTTTTGAGTTAACACAAGACATATGGCTAAATTTCAGCTCTTGTGGGCACTAGCTGCATGTTTATAGTCACCTTACTTAACATCTTTAAGCCTCAAAATAGTTTTGATAcataatcaaaaagacaataacaagtgagATAAAGTATGGAGAACTGGAACCCTCAAACATTGCTGG encodes:
- the LOC117021696 gene encoding heterogeneous nuclear ribonucleoprotein K-like, with protein sequence MMFDDRRGRPVGFPMRGRGGFDRMPPGRGGHPMPPSRRDYNDMSPRRGPPPPPPGRGGRGGSRARNLPLPPPPPPRGGDLMAYDRRGRPGDRYDGMVGFSDDETWDSAIDTWSPSEWQMAYEPQGGSGYDYSYAGGRGSYGDLGGPIITTQVTIPKDLAGSIIGKGGQRIKQIRHESGASIKIDEPLEGSEDRIITITGTQDQIQNAQYLLQNSVKQYSGKFF